The Chryseobacterium geocarposphaerae genomic sequence CTTTTCTGTTCTTCATATCCAGAACACTTTCAGACACACATTTGTGCTCCAACGGTGAACTGATGATTCTTTCTACTCCAAGATGCTCAACACTTGATTTAATGATCATGTTGTTAGATTCTGTTCCGCAAGAAGTAAAAATAATTTCAGCGGGAGTTACATGAAGATAATCAGCAACCTGCCTTCTTACATTTTCGATAAGAATTTTTGCTTCCTGTCCAAAACTGTGCGTAGAAGAAGGGTTTCCAAAATTCATTTTCATGGTAGCTACCATAGCATCGATCACTTCTTCAGAAAGAGGTGTAGTTGCAGCGTTATCAAGATATATTTTGTTCATTTCTATTTTGAAGATTTTATTTCTATAGCATTAAATTGATAATTGGAAGGCACTGTAAAAATCACGTAAGGATTAGAGATCACCTGTATTTCCATTCCTCCATGTTCTACATAAGGAACTTCTATATGTAAAACATTTTCTTTTACTGAGATCTTTTTGATTTCAGTAATTCTATGATCTCCTGATCTGAACATTCCCAAGTTATACAAAACCACCTTCTTATCTTTTGGAAACTTCGGAGCCTGCTCAGCAGATTCACTGCCATCACTTATCACAACAGCGGAATTTCCTTTCAGAGCTTTCTGAAATTCCTGTTCATTTTTAATGATGCTAAATTCTACTTTTCCGGTTCCACCTTGAGATTCGGAAGCTAAAATTTGAGGTTGTGTCTGCATGTCTGTAGTATTTTGGGAAGGTGTACTGGTACAGCCAATCACGATAGCCCAATATAGGATAAGCAGCTTTTTCATTTTTACACTTTTATGTGCCAAAATTAGTGAAAAAATTGGTAATGTCCTTCATTTGCCCATTTTAGCATCGGCTTGTCGCCGGAGGTGTCACCAAAGGCTATTATTTTATCGTATTTTTTATGGTCGATCTCTTCTTTTATTCTTTCCAGCTTTTCTTTTCCATTGCAATTTTTGCCAATGAAATTTCCTGTAAAAATGCCGTTTTTAAACTCTGCACGGGTAGAAATCAGCTGCATTTGGAATGCATCGGCAAAAGGTTTTGCCCAGATATCCAATGAAGCGGTAACCAATAAACTTTGTGTATTATTTCTATCGATATTATTAATAAAATCCAAAGCGTTTTCTCTTACAATTTTAGGGTAATGATGTTCAAAGAACTGCTTGGATTTTTTTTCAATTTTTTCCTGAGATTGCCCCTTTAAAATTGAACCTATAAAGCTTTTTTTCACCTTTTCGGTTGGGGCAAGCTTTAATTTTAACAGAATAAAAAGCGGCACATGTTTTAAAAATTGCATGCGGTATTTGGCAGGATTGTAAAACTTAAGATACATAAACATGGTATCTTTATAAGTAAGTGTTCCGTCAAAGTCAAAACAATACAATTTTTTCATATTCAGCTACAGCTTTAATTTTTTAAATATAAATTCAGGAATATTTCTGATGATCATCATAATAACGCTCCAAACCGGCAAAACGTATGCAATATTTTTTTGTTTTTTGAATGCTTTATAAATGCAGTCAGCTGCTTGTTTAGGACTAGCTGTCAATTTCGGGTTCAAAGGCAACCCTTCTGTCATCTTAGTGGCCATAAAACCTGGTTTTATTGTAATGACATGCACTTTCTTATCAAAAAGATAGTTTCTCAAACCACTCAGATAAGCTGTAAAGGCTGCTTTTGCACTTCCATAAATAAAATTGCTCTGTCTTCCACGGTCTCCTGCCACAGAAGAAAGTCCTATGATTGTTCCGGATCTTCTGTTTTCAAATTTGTGAGCAAAGTAATTGATCACAGGAATCAACTTTGAATAGTTAATCTCTATAATTCTTTGTGTATTTTTATT encodes the following:
- a CDS encoding SDR family NAD(P)-dependent oxidoreductase — protein: MIVLGSTSEVAQAFVEKALQEGEKFEKIYLFTSNKETTERFARHIDVKFLQQSEIIELDLTKEIDYNVFENINSTLLFCAIGYLGEGTKEGLYDNKNTQRIIEINYSKLIPVINYFAHKFENRRSGTIIGLSSVAGDRGRQSNFIYGSAKAAFTAYLSGLRNYLFDKKVHVITIKPGFMATKMTEGLPLNPKLTASPKQAADCIYKAFKKQKNIAYVLPVWSVIMMIIRNIPEFIFKKLKL
- a CDS encoding HAD family hydrolase; amino-acid sequence: MKKLYCFDFDGTLTYKDTMFMYLKFYNPAKYRMQFLKHVPLFILLKLKLAPTEKVKKSFIGSILKGQSQEKIEKKSKQFFEHHYPKIVRENALDFINNIDRNNTQSLLVTASLDIWAKPFADAFQMQLISTRAEFKNGIFTGNFIGKNCNGKEKLERIKEEIDHKKYDKIIAFGDTSGDKPMLKWANEGHYQFFH